A genomic window from Aedes aegypti strain LVP_AGWG unplaced genomic scaffold, AaegL5.0 Primary Assembly AGWG_AaegL5_hic_scaff_1666_PBJ_arrow, whole genome shotgun sequence includes:
- the LOC110680623 gene encoding U6 snRNA-associated Sm-like protein LSm8 produces the protein MSGLESYVNTTVSIITADGRNFVGTLKGFDQTINIILDESHERVYSMNAGIEQVVLGLHIIRGDNVAVIGQLDESIDSKLDFSTIRGLPLEPVVH, from the coding sequence ATGTCCGGCTTGGAGTCATATGTGAACACAACCGTTTCCATCATAACAGCCGATGGTCGAAATTTCGTTGGCACTCTCAAAGGATTCGACCAAACCATCAACATCATTCTGGACGAATCACATGAGCGGGTATACTCAATGAATGCCGGCATAGAGCAAGTAGTGCTGGGCCTACACATCATCCGCGGGGACAATGTTGCTGTAATCGGCCAACTGGACGAGAGCATAGACAGCAAATTGGACTTTTCTACAATACGCGGATTGCCACTAGAACCAGTGGTTCACTGA